The DNA window TTAAGAGAAAAGTGTTAGTAGGTTTTTGTCAAACAATCAAGCTTAAATTGCTCCTTTGCAAATTCGCTTTCTGTTTCATTTTTCCTAAATGAATAAACATTTGAAACAGACAAAAAATGCAGTGTAATGAAAGCTACCCCTTTTACCAGTTTTTTACTCGTCTTGGGGTATCATGCCTTCTTCTGCTTCTTCCCCGTAGTTAGCACACTGAGCCCCTCCTCCGTTAACATGTCCTGCTCCAGGAGGTCCTCCAAAAGTTTCCTTTTCGAAACCCGGTTTTAGAGCAGGTGAAGATAACTTAGCTTTTTGCATCATTGTTTCATGGAAACTCCGTACAATCGACAATGGACGCTGCTGGTCTGCCACCGCACCGCGCCGCAGTCAACACCACCGGATGCTGAAATTAGCCTCAAAGGTCACTTCAATTCAAGATTTActtccatttcttaattcctcTTTCACTCAGATTTATTGACATCGATGCATTGCAAGAGATTTTGTTGGATATCTTTAATTGAACTGTATTGATTCTCGTTGGTCAATTCTTAGTGGTTAATGTTGAACGgatcataaatacagagaaagATTTAGACTTTGAAGAATTTGATACGAAATGATGTCGAAATTGCAGAAAGCCATGGTCTTTTCCCTTCCAAAACCTAATCCATTTGCTTTGCAACGTTACCTTCTTCTACTTAGCTCGCAAGGGACAGAGACAACTGTTGAGATTGAACCCCGCAAGCAAATTCAGCGGCAATCTGATTACGAGACGACCCAGCAGGACATAACTCAGGTGAGGAAGATTCTCCATAAAAGGTTATTCTCTTCAACCGAAGAAGTAGCTCAAGATCTTAATAGGTGTGGTTTAACTTTGTAACCAGACGAGAGGGAGAGACTGAGAGCGATTTTAGGTTTAGGAATTTAGGCGGCACGATCGATATCAGGTTTAGGAATTTAGGAATTTAGGAATAAGCTGTGATAGATCGATTTTAGGTTTAACTTTTGGGAGTTTAGGGTTTGTGTGTGTTAAAGCTAGCTGCTAGCTTATTccttcttattttatttattattattattttttaaaaattaaaccttttACTAGCCTTAAAAATATTAGGAAAATTTAccctaatactattataaataattactaatatataattttcaaaaaaaaaaaataattactaataTATGATGCATAAACCTATACCCACTTTttcatattaaataatttaaataaccacatttaaaatttcattaaaaaaaaactacaattaaaatttaattactattttattggacctatttatttagtaaaatatgtatttattttccatttttatactttaattttttttttttgtacattttttttttcttcaacagAATTAATAACATCTAAATCTATATCTTTTAAGATTCTTATATATTATGTGGTAGctactttttgaatttcaatttatAATACTTAAtggtagatatttttttttttttaatttgtatacTCTTATTACATAAATTATACCTCTTGGTAACccacatatatatagtataaattaatcaatttaaaGTAAAACTATTACCTTTTAGTatccaactaaaataaaaattataccaaatgatttctatataaaaaatattaatctaTACTTAATAGtatctaaattaaaataataatctgtgcaaaaaaaaaaattaaaacaaaaactactaattagtatctaaacaaatatttttgtaaatctcATTTATATTTGGTctactatgtttttaatattttaaattttgatttaaatgtattagttttataaacaaaaatttaagtGTTTATTAAGTCAAAAATTCAAACTCTTACATTTCTCTCGCTATGGACATTGTTATTTAAATTTCTTACTTCCAATGTTAATCTATAGATAGGTACTTCTTTTCCTTCTACCATAATTTATAATTGGTATGCCCTAGTATTCTTcacattaatattaaatattttttgctGTAGTATAATCCATCGTGTTTAtcgaaagataaaataaaaaatgatagatAAGAAGTGGATTTTCCAAGAGAATAGATTATCGGTGGAGTATTTCAACGGACTtaagaattttcttaaattatcatCCTTTCACTTGAATGATGAAAATAAGATTCGATGTCCATGTGTTTCATGTATGAACTTATACTATTATGACTTGGAGACAATTGAGCGTCATATATTTGTAAAAggattttatacaaaatatgttCTATGGGAGTTTCACGGGGAAGATATCACAGGAATACGTGAGGATCAAGAGAATGCAGAATCAAACGTTGAGGAAGACAATACATTATATGatagtgatgatgaagatgatgacgATATGATACCAGCATTAGAGGATTTATCTAATCAATCTCATAGAAATAGTGATTTTGTGAACCTTGGAGATTCAAATGGCGACAACAATGCAAGGAATTCATTGCCTAACTTATTTGATGAAGCTGAAAAGGAGTTGTACCCCGGATGCACGGTATTCTCAAGCttaacatttattgttaatctaaTGCACATTAAAGTGATGTGTGATTGGAGTAACAAATCATTTGATCTGCTATTGGACTTACTTTGGAAAGCATTTCCCAAAGACAATAAGATTCCACGGTCGTATTACGAGGCTAAGAAAATGTTGCGTGATCTTGGTTTAAGATATGAAACCATTCATGTGTGTAAGGACAATTGTGCTTTATTTTGGAAAGAGAATGAAAATGCTGAAAGATGTCCTGTATGTGATCATGAACGATACAAATTTCAAGGAACTAAAGGCAAGAAGATCCCATACAAAAAGATGCAATATTTTCCCATAACTCCACGTCTACAACGACTTTTTATGTCTCGCCATACATCAACTGATATGAGGTGGCATAAGGAAGAACGTGTTGATACTGATGGTGAACTTAGACACCCAGCTGATGCAGAAGTCTGGAAGGATTTCGATCGATAATATCCtaattttgcaaaagaaactagaAATGTTAGGTTGGGATTTGCAACAGATGGATTCAATCTATTCGGTGATTTATCAAACGCACATAGTATGTGGCCAGTGTTGCTAATGCCATATAACATGCCTCCATGGAAATGTATGAAACGAGAATTCGTAATGATGGCATTACTAATTCCAGGACCCAGTGCTCCAGGCAAAGACATAGATGTCTTTTTACGACCTCTAATTGATGAGCTCAAGGAATTATGGGAAAATGGGGTGCGTACTTTTGATATTGTTGACCAAGAATATTTTACAATGCGTGCTGCAGTATTATGGACGATTAATGATTTTCCAGCATATGGTACTGTGTCTGGGTATAGCACTCAAGGGTATAAGGCTTGTCCTGTTTGTGAGGAAGACACATCTTCATTTCGAGTAAGAGGAAAAACATGTTTCATGGGTCATCGTCGATATTTGAGTTTGAACCACCACTGGCGCAAGGATAAAGAGTACGATGGCACAATTGAAAGACGTTCGGCTCCAAGAATTTTAACAGGAGATGAAATCTTGGACAAAGTAAAAGGTTTATGGAAATGTAGGCCAGGGAAAAATGATAAGATCATTAAGGAAGATAAGCAACAAATGAAGGATGCAtcttatgaaaacaaaacaaactgGAGGCGAAAAAGTATTTTGTGGGAGTTAGAATACTGGCCTAAGTTAAAACTAAGACATAATTTGGATGTgatgcatattgaaaaaaatatatgtgagAGTGTGGTCGGTACAATATTTAGTATCGATGAGAAGTCTAAGGATACTGAAAAGGCAAGACTTGATTTACAAGACTTAAATATTCGGAAGCAGCTGCACATGAAAAAGAAAGGGAATAAATGGTTGAAACCAGTAGCATGTTATACACTATCGGCAAAGGAACGATAAGAATTTTGTACGTTCATAAAATCTGTAAAATTTCCTGATGGATATGCAGGAAATATTTCTCGAAATGTTAACATGAAAGATGGAAAATTATTTGGGTTGAAAAGCCATGATTGTCATATCTTACTGCAAAGGTTGTTACCTATTGGTTTAAGGCCATATTTGAATAAAAAGGTGATGGATGCAATTGCTGAGTTATCATTGTTCTTTAGAAAACTATGTGCGAGGACATTAAATGTGAAAGACTTAGATGAATTGGAAGAGGGCATTGTACTTACCTTATGTAAATTGGAAAGTATTTTTCCTCCTGCTTTCTTTGATGTGATGATTCATCTTGCGGTGCATTTGCCATTAGAAGCTAAGTTGGGAGGTCCAGTACAAATGCGATGGATGTATTCAATCGAAAGGTATCATAAAGTGTATTTTAGTTAAATTTGTATTATTCGATAATTGTTGAgtacaatattttaaaattattcatTGAAAACATAATAAATTTCAGGGAATTAGGTCATTTAAAGAAATATGTAAAGAACAAAGCTCGACCTGAAGGTTGTATTGCTCAAGGATACATTATTACCGAGGCATTAAATTTTTGTTCCATGTATCTTCGTGGAATAGAGACACGATTTAATCGCCCTGATCGTAATTCTGAAAACCTTGGCGTCAGAAAAGAATCTACCTTGTCTATATTCAACATGCCTACAAGACCATTTGGCAAACAATCATCTTTCACACTAACTCAAGAGGAACGAAACCAAGTTCAATGGTACATTTTGAATAATTGTCCTGAGTTAGACACATACTTAACGTAAGTTAATTTGTTTTTCCTTcccaaatattataatatttatgttttagcataaaattaatatttcatagtACTTGTTATGAAAACAGAGAACATAGATTATTCTTACAATCTCAAGGATTTTCCGACATTGACCAAGTACAAAAAAATGAATTTTCAAGAtggtttgaaaataaagtaagtataaaatataaattaaaatatcttataacATAAATTTGTGTTTGCATCATAAAATGACAatatgaaatttgaaatattcacagataaaaaaaatgaacgaaACAACTTCTGGTCAAGCAGTAGAAGATTTGTATGCAATTGCAGTGCAACctgatttgttggtttgttcATATGATGGTTGTATGGTTAATGGAGTTCGATATCATACAAAAAGTCGAGATGAAAAACGTTCAACTCAAAATCATGGTGTTTTGGTTGA is part of the Cannabis sativa cultivar Pink pepper isolate KNU-18-1 chromosome 5, ASM2916894v1, whole genome shotgun sequence genome and encodes:
- the LOC133038402 gene encoding uncharacterized protein LOC133038402; this encodes MIDKKWIFQENRLSVEYFNGLKNFLKLSSFHLNDENKIRCPCVSCMNLYYYDLETIERHIFVKGFYTKYVLWEFHGEDITGIREDQENAESNVEEDNTLYDSDDEDDDDMIPALEDLSNQSHRNSDFVNLGDSNGDNNARNSLPNLFDEAEKELYPGCTVFSSLTFIVNLMHIKVMCDWSNKSFDLLLDLLWKAFPKDNKIPRSYYEAKKMLRDLGLRYETIHVCKDNCALFWKENENAERCPVCDHERYKFQGTKGKKIPYKKMQYFPITPRLQRLFMSRHTSTDMRWHKEERVDTDGELRHPADAEVWKDFDR
- the LOC115712464 gene encoding uncharacterized protein LOC115712464 encodes the protein MALLIPGPSAPGKDIDVFLRPLIDELKELWENGVRTFDIVDQEYFTMRAAVLWTINDFPAYGTVSGYSTQGYKACPVCEEDTSSFRVRGKTCFMGHRRYLSLNHHWRKDKEYDGTIERRSAPRILTGDEILDKVKGLWKCRPGKNDKIIKEDKQQMKDASYENKTNWRRKRNISRNVNMKDGKLFGLKSHDCHILLQRLLPIGLRPYLNKKVMDAIAELSLFFRKLCARTLNVKDLDELEEGIVLTLCKLESIFPPAFFDVMIHLAVHLPLEAKLGGPVQMRWMYSIERELGHLKKYVKNKARPEGCIAQGYIITEALNFCSMYLRGIETRFNRPDRNSENLGVRKESTLSIFNMPTRPFGKQSSFTLTQEERNQVQWYILNNCPELDTYLTEHRLFLQSQGFSDIDQVQKNEFSRWFENKIKKMNETTSGQAVEDLYAIAVQPDLLVCSYDGCMVNGVRYHTKSRDEKRSTQNHGVLVEAEYEGKMCNFYGAIDEIWELKMV